DNA from Mucilaginibacter mallensis:
TGAGGGCCAAGAAAGTTATTATCAGCGACGAAATACCACATGGCTTGTCGAGAAAACGGGTTATATTCTCGTTGGGAATCTTACTGGTACTGGTCTTTTCCAAATACTTTTACCTGGCGAGCATTACCAGTTATTACACTTTTTTCCTGATCGATAAATTCCATGTATCTGTGCAGCAATCACAAATCTATCTGTTCGCATTTTTAGGTGCGGTAGCAGCAGGAACCTTACTGGGCGGAACTCTAGGCGATCGCTTTGGCCGTAAATATATCATCTGGATTTCTATACTTGGGGTAGCGCCATTTACGCTGATGTTGCCTTATGCCTCCTTGTTCTGGACGGGTATTTTATCGGTTGTCATCGGCCTTATACTGTCTTCGGCATTCTCCGCCATATTGGTTTATGCTACCGAACTGGTACCGGGCAAAGTAGGCCTGATCGCGGGCCTGTTCTTCGGCCTGGCATTCGGCATGGGCGGTTTAGGCTCGGCAATATTGGGTAAAATAGCGGATATGACCAGCATTGCCTATGTATTCAAGATCTGCGCGTTCTTACCATTGATAGGCATTTTTACAAGCTTGTTGCCGAATATTGAAGGGAAGAAGAAGGGATAATGTATTTCCGCAGGGTTCTCTGCGAGAGATCCTGCGGAGACAAAGAAACGCTGTCATTTCGAACGATAGTGAGAAATCTTCTTCGATCTGCAAAGCGGTTATGCAAGGTGCAGAAGTTTTCTCCTCGTACCCCGTTCGAAATGACATTTTTTTAAAGATCTGGCCTCTGTTTTTAGCGCAAGTCTTGTGCAATCGGCTGTGAAGTGGCTGACTTGTGCTTACCAATATGCCAGAAAGCATAAGTCAGCCAGCGCTTGTTCCCCAACACAAGACTTGCGGTAAAAGAGGTTTTCTATCTAGCCAGCTACTTTTTTAGATTCAATAATTCACATACTGCTCATCAAAGCTACCATCAGCATACAGGTCAATCAACCCATAGCCGGGAGCAGTTTCGCGGCGGTTACCTTCCCACCAGGCACCGCTAACAGCACCGTTGCATAGGTAGGTTACGTTGTTATAAACCAGCTTTTCGCGCAGGTGGATGTGGCCGCTCAGGCATAGTTTAACATTGGGATGCTTATAAAACAGCTCAATTATTTTTGAGGTATCGGTATGCATATCGCCGCCAGTCATTACCCATTTATTTACAATATCGTCCTCAATTAAATTAGTGGCCGTAAGGATGGGAATGTGCGACATAACCAATACCGGCACTGTCGGATCGGTCGTTTTCAGTTCATTCTCCAGCCAGGAAAACTGCTCATCGCCCAATTTACCGATATACCATGTACCGTCGATATCCAGATGAACGCTATCTAATAAAATAAACTTCCAGCCGCTGTTAACAAAGCTGTAATAAGGTTTTACCAGTTTAAGCTGATCCATTGAATATTGCTTGCCGTATAAAGCCTGGCCCTTATCGTCCTCATTCCACCAAATATCATGGTTGCCCAAACAATAGTGTACCGGCGGGCTGCACTCCGATTGCATGATATGGTGCGATAATTTCCACTGATCATTAATAGCGTTGATGTTCTCTTTGTTGATATCAAACACAATATCGCCGCCATTCAATATAAAATCAACCTTAGGCGATTGCTGTTGCACATGATGCAGGCATTTGGTAAATCTTTCGGGAGCGTTGAATTGATTTTTGAGATGAATATCGGTAAGGTGCGCTATGCGTAAAACTTTCTTTTTGTCTGCTGTGGTATTACCTAAAGCTAACGAGGGAATCAATAATGCGCCGCCAAGCGTTTTAATAGCCGATCTTCTTTCCATACTCCTTAAATTTTTTATAAAAGTAGCTATGCTGATATTAATTCAGTATGAAATTTTTAACGAAGCAAGGATAGGCTAATCTTCGGGCATGATTGTCTTTCGGTAATTAAGCACCACCGCAAATACAAACCCTATAAATACCATTGCCATGCTAAACGGAAAGATATACTCCATACCGAAACGGCTGGCTACACCACCGACCAACGGACCTGTAACGCCCAGCGACATATCAATAAACAATCCATAACCACCAAGCGCGGCCCCTTTATTTGAACCCGATACCAATTTAACTGCCTCCACACCCAATGCAGGAAACACCAGTGAAAAGCCCAAACCAGTTATCCCCGCTCCGATAAGTGCCGCATGGGGCTGATTGGCCAGCCAAATGGTGAGCAAACCTGCGGTTTCCAGAGCAAGGCAAATAATGGCCGTTTTGGTACCACCATAGGTATCAATGAAATTCTCGAAGAAAATACGGCCCAGTATAAATAATAAACTAAAAACCGACAGGCACAACACTGCACCCGACCAGTTTAACGATGCGTAATACAGCGTTATAAAGGTTGAAATAGTACCGAAGCCTAAGCCACCGAGCGCCAAACAGATACCATAAGGTGCTATTATTTTAAATACCTGTAAAAACGATTGGCGTGGTGCATTCCTTTTACCCCTGTATGGTCTTTTACTTTTAGCATAAAAAAAGCCGCCCAATGAAACTGCTATGATTAGAATACCTATTGCGCCCATCCCGATGCTGTGGTTAATGATCACGCCTAAAGGCGCGCCTAATGCCAATGCTCCATAGCTGGCAATGCCGTTCATCGATATGGCTTTGCTTGTATACTGATCGCCAACAGCAAATATGGCCCAGTTTGTTGGGCTGGCGCCGATGAGACCCTCGCCAAAGCCGGTAACCAAACGTGTAATAACCAGTATGCCTAAACTCAGCATTGGAATTTCCCGGAACAGATAGGCTATGAATAATAAAACGCCGCTGGCAACAAAACCCATCATGCCTAAAATAACCGCAGGTTTTGGCCCCCGCTTGTCAACAATATTACCGGCATACCCCCGGAAAAGGAAAGTGGTTACATATTGCAGACTAATGATAACGCCCGCTACCATGGCGCTGTACCCTAATTGCTGATGAATAAATACCGGTAATATAGCCAGCGCTAAACCTATGGTAAAGTATCCGAAGAAGGTAAAGATTACGAAGCCAATAATTGTTACCCTTATTTTTGACAGGGATGCGGGCGCATCTAATTCTGCTTGCATGATCACTTATTTTATTAAGTATGCAAAGTTACGAGATCTGATAAAAAGCATACTCTTTTATCCCTCCTAATTAAAGCTACACGGTTAAATGTGGCTTTAAAATGTCATTCATACACATAATATCCAAAAACAAGCAGAAACTATAGTTTGCAAAATTCAAATATCGCTATGCGCGGAAAGCTACCGGAGCAAAGGAAGTTTGTTTCCTGAAAAAGTTAGAGAAATGCGCCACCTGCTCAAACCCAAGGCTGTTGGAGATCTCTGAAATATTCCAGTCGGTTTGTTTTAGCAGGATCTTTGCTTCCTGTACTATACGGCTGCTGATAATATCAGTTGTAGTTCGGCCGGTGTTTTCTTTCAGTACTTTATTCAGGTGATTTACATGTACCGCCAATCGGTCGGCATAATCTTTAGCTGTACGCAGACTTAGCTTTTGATGCGGTGAATCTATCGGGAATTGCCTTTCTAATAACTCTATAAATAAAGATGATACCCGTGCCGAGGCTGTATGTGATGGGTACAAAGCTGTTGCCGGTTGCAGCTTTTGCCCGTAATGGATCAGCTCCAGCAAATAATTACGCAGCAGATCATATTTATAGGCATAGTCGGAGGCCAACTCCTTATACATCTTCTTAAAGATGGCTGTGATCTCCTCTGTTTCCTCATCTGAAAGCTGGAATATAGGATAACCGCCCGGATTAAAGATCGGCAGGTCATCCAGTACTACGCCACTTTTGCTGTGGATCAAAAACTCATCGGTAAAAATGCAGAAATAGCCAAACTGCTTATCATCCTGCGGCAGCCAGTGGTAAGGCACTTTTGGCGTGGCGAATAGCAGGGCATTCTTCTCAATATCAATTACCTTATCGGCATACTCAGCCTTGTTGCGCCCGCTGATGATACTGATCTTATAATAAGCCCGCCTGTTGTAGGGCATCACTCCCCTTTTACTGCTACTTACAAGATCTTCTATTTTAAACACATTAAAATGGCCTATTTCCTTGTTAATACCCTTAGGCATTAATGATGATGTTTCATCGTAAAACTCTTCAAGCGAAATAATGGCCATATTTTTAATTTGTTGCAAAATTCAAATACATACCAAATATAAACAAGTTGAAATGGCTATTGCAATACCTGCGTAATAATTGGCGCAAGATTAAGCGGAGCAATAACACCATCAGGCAAAGCATACCGTTCCTGAATATATAAAGGATCGTTATAAGCTATCCAAACTTTTTGTTGATCATCTTCCCAGGCAATAACTTTCAGAGGCAGATCAAGCGCAACTACCGGATTTGCTGCCATTATAACGCCCCCTGCCTTCGGGTTACCGAACAGGAGATACTCCAATGGCAGCAGA
Protein-coding regions in this window:
- a CDS encoding metallophosphoesterase family protein; translation: MERRSAIKTLGGALLIPSLALGNTTADKKKVLRIAHLTDIHLKNQFNAPERFTKCLHHVQQQSPKVDFILNGGDIVFDINKENINAINDQWKLSHHIMQSECSPPVHYCLGNHDIWWNEDDKGQALYGKQYSMDQLKLVKPYYSFVNSGWKFILLDSVHLDIDGTWYIGKLGDEQFSWLENELKTTDPTVPVLVMSHIPILTATNLIEDDIVNKWVMTGGDMHTDTSKIIELFYKHPNVKLCLSGHIHLREKLVYNNVTYLCNGAVSGAWWEGNRRETAPGYGLIDLYADGSFDEQYVNY
- a CDS encoding helix-turn-helix domain-containing protein: MAIISLEEFYDETSSLMPKGINKEIGHFNVFKIEDLVSSSKRGVMPYNRRAYYKISIISGRNKAEYADKVIDIEKNALLFATPKVPYHWLPQDDKQFGYFCIFTDEFLIHSKSGVVLDDLPIFNPGGYPIFQLSDEETEEITAIFKKMYKELASDYAYKYDLLRNYLLELIHYGQKLQPATALYPSHTASARVSSLFIELLERQFPIDSPHQKLSLRTAKDYADRLAVHVNHLNKVLKENTGRTTTDIISSRIVQEAKILLKQTDWNISEISNSLGFEQVAHFSNFFRKQTSFAPVAFRA
- a CDS encoding DUF302 domain-containing protein, whose translation is MDAKGVITRSSPYTVKETIERLQAFLQQKGVTIYARIDQQAEANNAGYNLLPLEYLLFGNPKAGGVIMAANPVVALDLPLKVIAWEDDQQKVWIAYNDPLYIQERYALPDGVIAPLNLAPIITQVLQ
- a CDS encoding MFS transporter, producing MQAELDAPASLSKIRVTIIGFVIFTFFGYFTIGLALAILPVFIHQQLGYSAMVAGVIISLQYVTTFLFRGYAGNIVDKRGPKPAVILGMMGFVASGVLLFIAYLFREIPMLSLGILVITRLVTGFGEGLIGASPTNWAIFAVGDQYTSKAISMNGIASYGALALGAPLGVIINHSIGMGAIGILIIAVSLGGFFYAKSKRPYRGKRNAPRQSFLQVFKIIAPYGICLALGGLGFGTISTFITLYYASLNWSGAVLCLSVFSLLFILGRIFFENFIDTYGGTKTAIICLALETAGLLTIWLANQPHAALIGAGITGLGFSLVFPALGVEAVKLVSGSNKGAALGGYGLFIDMSLGVTGPLVGGVASRFGMEYIFPFSMAMVFIGFVFAVVLNYRKTIMPED
- a CDS encoding MFS transporter, whose amino-acid sequence is MNTTPSTSTINVKQVAQQTVFSILFTISLSHLINDMLQSIIPSIYPVLKDKFHLTFTQIGLITFTYQMTASILQPFVGVYTDKHPRPYSLAIGMGFTLIGLFAASLAPGFGYILAAVSLIGIGSSIFHPESSRVAHMASGGKKGLAQSIFQLGGNAGSAIGPLLAALIVVPYGQFNVIWFCLIAALGIVILLVVSKWYREQLDLRAKKVIISDEIPHGLSRKRVIFSLGILLVLVFSKYFYLASITSYYTFFLIDKFHVSVQQSQIYLFAFLGAVAAGTLLGGTLGDRFGRKYIIWISILGVAPFTLMLPYASLFWTGILSVVIGLILSSAFSAILVYATELVPGKVGLIAGLFFGLAFGMGGLGSAILGKIADMTSIAYVFKICAFLPLIGIFTSLLPNIEGKKKG